CAAAACCTATCGGCCCGAGGCCGTCTTTCACCTGGCGGCAAAGGCCGGGGTGAGGCCTTCCATCGCCGACCCCCTGCTTTATGAGGACGTGAATGTAAGGGGAACCCTCATTCTGCTCGAGCTCTGCAGGGAGTTCGAGACGCCTCAGTTCATCTTCGCCTCCTCCTCTTCCGTCTACGGAGAAAACCAAAAGGTCCCCTTTTCGGAAGACGATCCCGACCTCCTGCCCGTCTCCCCCTATGGCATCACGAAAAGGGCGGGGGAACTGTTTTGCTTCAACTACCACTCCCTCTTCGGGATGCAGATCGCCTGCCTGAGGATCTTCACCGCCTACGGCCCGAGACAGAGGCCGGAGATGGCCATCCACAAATTCACCGCCCTGATCGATCGAGGAGAAGAGGTTCCGGTTTACGGGGACGGCTCCTCGAAGAGGGATTACACCTATATCGACGACCTCATCGACGGGATGATGGCCGTGCTCGAGCGGCACCGGGGTTTCGAGATTTACAATCTTGGAGAATCCCGGACCACCTCCCTCATCGAGTTGATTCGGTTGATCGAGGAGAACCTCGGCAAGAAGGCCAAGATCCTCAGCCTTCCCTTCCAGCCGGGAGATGTCTCCATCACCTATGCCGACATCACCAAGGCGAGGCAGAAGCTGGGATACCGACCGAAGGTCCCCATTGAGGAGGGGATAAAACGATTTGTGGGGTGGTACAGGGGAAGTTAGCGCGGCCTCTTCGCCCTTTCCCCTTTTCCCTTTCCCTTGTTCTTCTGATTCCTCTCGTAGATGATCCTCAGGCCCTCGAGGGTCAAGAATTCGTCTACCTCCTCGATGGTCGCTGACTCGTTGGCGATGAGGGAGGCCAAGCCCCCGGTGGCGATCACCTTCGGGTTGGATTGGACCTCCTTCTTCATCCGTCTGACAATCTCGTCGACCAGCCCGACATATCCGAAGAAGATGCCCGACTGCATGCTCTGAATCGTATTCTTCCCCACGACCCGGGAGGGTTTGGTGATCTCGATCCGGGGCAGTTTCGAGGTCCTCTGAAAGAGGGCCTCTGCCGATATTCCGATTCCCGGGGA
Above is a window of Thermodesulfobacteriota bacterium DNA encoding:
- a CDS encoding GDP-mannose 4,6-dehydratase; its protein translation is MRAVLVTGGAGFIGSHLCERLLRAGHGVICLDNFDPYYDPHLKLRNVEAIHKKFPDAFTLVTGDIRNRDHLVDLFKTYRPEAVFHLAAKAGVRPSIADPLLYEDVNVRGTLILLELCREFETPQFIFASSSSVYGENQKVPFSEDDPDLLPVSPYGITKRAGELFCFNYHSLFGMQIACLRIFTAYGPRQRPEMAIHKFTALIDRGEEVPVYGDGSSKRDYTYIDDLIDGMMAVLERHRGFEIYNLGESRTTSLIELIRLIEENLGKKAKILSLPFQPGDVSITYADITKARQKLGYRPKVPIEEGIKRFVGWYRGS